A genomic region of Anaerolineae bacterium contains the following coding sequences:
- a CDS encoding VCBS repeat-containing protein, translating to MKKLTTLLLVLSLVVVTFITLTLPLVSAKEANDFAMPVFNLPPGQIGPSAAITQAQKISDIEGNFTGVLANKDSFAPVTVLSDMNGNGVPEIAVGAPYDPQDAEAANTPGAVWVLYMNANGTVISHTKITSDTTVTLANGNAFGLAVASADFNNDGRFELVVGAPGDPGGGTPTARRGAIWVLFLNADGTVNTAQRITNLAWQDDANFGTAIANIGDLDGDTVPDLAVGASGANNFDLWGDGTVDGPIGEVWMLLMNATGTVKSSGNLGWWNFTPGLEGGDRLGSALAGLGDLNGDGLPEMAIGAPRDDSGSVPLDGNRNRGAIYITTLMTPTGVYSTHQKIGSTDGGFAGPLKDKDFFGGSLANIGDMNGDGVVDLAVGAPESEAAGLGAFWILYLNTNGTVKSSQKLPAGPYAGAGNNNWFGSSLGFLDDLNGDGVRELAVGVPKDDDGGPNRGAVWVLSVANINYVYVPIILKVS from the coding sequence ATGAAAAAGTTAACGACATTGTTATTGGTTCTGAGCCTGGTGGTGGTAACATTTATTACGCTGACCCTTCCTTTAGTCAGCGCCAAAGAAGCGAATGACTTTGCCATGCCCGTATTTAATTTACCACCGGGCCAGATTGGCCCATCGGCTGCGATAACCCAGGCCCAAAAGATCAGCGATATTGAGGGAAACTTTACCGGCGTTTTGGCTAATAAAGATTCTTTCGCCCCGGTTACCGTTTTAAGCGACATGAACGGCAATGGCGTGCCGGAAATAGCGGTGGGCGCCCCCTATGACCCGCAGGATGCTGAGGCGGCCAATACCCCCGGCGCCGTATGGGTGTTGTATATGAATGCCAACGGCACGGTTATCTCCCACACCAAAATCACCTCGGATACTACGGTAACTTTGGCCAACGGCAATGCGTTTGGTTTAGCCGTGGCCAGCGCCGATTTTAACAATGACGGCCGCTTTGAGCTGGTTGTGGGCGCGCCGGGTGATCCTGGCGGCGGTACGCCTACAGCAAGACGAGGGGCAATTTGGGTATTGTTTTTGAATGCAGATGGCACCGTGAATACGGCCCAACGAATCACTAACCTGGCGTGGCAGGATGACGCTAACTTTGGTACCGCCATAGCCAACATTGGCGATCTGGATGGTGACACCGTGCCTGACCTGGCGGTGGGAGCTTCCGGTGCTAACAATTTTGATTTGTGGGGTGATGGCACAGTGGATGGGCCGATTGGCGAAGTCTGGATGTTGTTAATGAATGCGACCGGCACAGTTAAGAGTTCTGGGAATTTGGGTTGGTGGAATTTTACCCCTGGCCTTGAGGGTGGCGATAGACTTGGCTCCGCTCTGGCCGGCCTGGGCGATTTGAACGGCGACGGTTTACCCGAGATGGCTATTGGCGCCCCCCGAGATGATAGTGGGAGCGTCCCTCTCGATGGCAACCGCAACCGGGGAGCAATCTATATCACCACCTTGATGACGCCAACCGGCGTGTATAGCACGCATCAAAAAATTGGCAGCACCGACGGTGGTTTTGCCGGACCGCTAAAGGATAAAGACTTCTTTGGCGGCAGCCTGGCCAACATTGGCGACATGAATGGGGATGGCGTGGTTGACCTGGCGGTAGGCGCCCCTGAAAGCGAAGCCGCAGGTTTGGGCGCGTTCTGGATCCTCTACTTGAACACCAACGGCACGGTCAAATCATCCCAAAAACTCCCGGCCGGGCCTTACGCCGGGGCCGGCAATAACAATTGGTTTGGTTCCTCCCTGGGCTTTTTGGATGACTTGAACGGGGATGGCGTGCGCGAGTTGGCCGTAGGTGTGCCCAAAGATGACGATGGCGGCCCCAACCGGGGCGCGGTTTGGGTTCTGTCGGTAGCTAATATCAACTATGTTTACGTGCCCATTATTCTTAAGGTCTCGTAA
- a CDS encoding ABC transporter ATP-binding protein has translation MANPPLVKLKNLTKTYTEGKQRRLILDKVNATFNAGEFILVLGQSGSGKSTLLNLISGIDTPDSGDILFNNTALNRLNERQRTLFRREHIGFVFQFFNLIPTLTVFENITLTMQLNGGMNKAKSQAAQTLLEQVGLAHRQDAFPDRLSGGEQQRIAMLRAITHNPTLLLADEPTGNLDVDTGQTALQLLLKLTRQANHTLIMATHNLDFIPLADTVYRIENKNLVLSKA, from the coding sequence ATGGCCAATCCACCTCTGGTAAAACTGAAAAACCTGACCAAAACCTACACCGAAGGCAAACAGCGCCGGCTCATCTTGGATAAGGTTAATGCCACCTTTAATGCCGGCGAGTTTATTCTGGTGCTGGGTCAAAGCGGCTCCGGCAAAAGTACTCTTTTGAATCTCATCAGCGGCATTGACACCCCAGACAGCGGCGATATTCTGTTCAATAACACCGCCCTCAACCGGCTGAATGAACGCCAGCGTACCCTTTTCCGGCGGGAACACATTGGCTTTGTCTTTCAGTTTTTTAACCTCATTCCCACCCTGACTGTTTTTGAAAATATTACCTTGACCATGCAGCTTAATGGCGGCATGAACAAGGCCAAGTCTCAGGCAGCGCAAACGCTGCTGGAACAAGTTGGTTTAGCCCATCGCCAGGACGCTTTTCCCGACCGTCTCTCCGGAGGCGAGCAGCAGCGGATTGCGATGTTGCGGGCTATTACTCACAATCCCACCCTCCTCCTGGCCGACGAGCCAACCGGCAACTTGGATGTAGACACCGGCCAAACCGCGCTTCAGCTCCTCCTGAAGTTAACCCGCCAGGCCAATCATACATTAATTATGGCCACCCATAATCTTGACTTTATCCCCCTGGCCGATACGGTTTATCGGATTGAAAATAAAAATTTGGTACTGAGCAAAGCGTAG
- a CDS encoding ABC transporter ATP-binding protein: MTDTNSTPAKIRYLLRYVAPYSKHMLLATLALGLSSVLILALPLALRTLVDSAFVSGDLSLLNRLGLALLLLFGVQSGMIWLQSYLFTFVANRVIADLRMDIYNHLLTLPMRFFYDRQLGEIISRVTSDVTVIQIALTQTPTSILRQSIIFLGGLAMLLWFNWRLVLILLLFVPLIGVVAKYLGRNLQALATDVQDTSARLTATLENTLAGVREVKAFSREHAEQIHFAERTETRFAALMRQNKARALLIAVVSFLGFAAVSLLLWYGGRQVIAGTITPGDMVAIIIYMGIVVTPMSEFASQYANIQAALGAIRRVYEIMLMAAETLTGSANRALPPVVGRICFKDVSFHYEGSKPVLQNINLNVEPGQVIAIVGPSGVGKTTLVNLLLRFYHLPAGRIEIDGHDISQVNLVSLRRQIGLIPQETFLFSRSVRENIAYGRPNATQSEIVTAAQSAYAHDFITALPYGYDTPVGDRGSKLSAGQRQRIAIARLLLKDPRILILDEATASLDPEAVAWVEAALARLMRRRTTFMITHHLHKIQNSHRILVIKDGMIVEPENFKELPAQREI; encoded by the coding sequence ATGACAGACACAAACTCTACTCCAGCTAAAATTCGTTATCTTTTGCGTTACGTTGCTCCCTACAGCAAACACATGCTCCTGGCCACTTTGGCTTTGGGATTAAGCAGCGTCCTTATCCTGGCTCTGCCCCTGGCCCTGCGCACGCTGGTGGACTCGGCGTTTGTTTCTGGGGATTTATCCCTTTTGAACCGGCTCGGCCTGGCCTTACTGTTGCTATTTGGGGTGCAAAGCGGGATGATCTGGTTGCAATCTTACCTGTTTACGTTTGTTGCCAATCGGGTGATCGCCGATTTACGCATGGACATTTACAACCATCTTTTAACGCTGCCCATGCGCTTTTTCTATGACCGGCAACTCGGTGAGATCATCTCGCGGGTCACCAGCGACGTGACGGTGATCCAAATTGCGCTGACCCAAACCCCCACCAGTATCCTGCGCCAATCCATTATCTTTTTGGGCGGGTTGGCGATGCTGCTCTGGTTCAATTGGCGGCTGGTACTCATCTTGCTTCTGTTCGTCCCCCTGATAGGCGTCGTCGCCAAATATTTGGGCCGGAATTTACAAGCGTTGGCTACTGATGTCCAGGATACCTCCGCCCGGCTCACGGCTACGTTAGAGAATACTTTGGCCGGCGTGCGGGAAGTGAAAGCTTTTTCCCGCGAGCACGCCGAACAGATTCATTTTGCCGAACGCACGGAAACACGTTTTGCCGCGCTGATGCGCCAGAACAAAGCGCGGGCGTTGCTCATCGCCGTTGTCAGTTTTTTGGGCTTTGCCGCTGTTTCATTATTGCTGTGGTACGGGGGAAGGCAGGTAATTGCCGGAACCATCACCCCCGGCGACATGGTAGCCATCATCATTTACATGGGCATCGTGGTGACCCCTATGAGCGAGTTTGCCAGCCAATATGCCAATATTCAGGCTGCTTTGGGCGCCATCCGGCGGGTTTATGAGATAATGCTTATGGCCGCGGAAACTCTAACCGGCTCCGCCAATCGGGCCTTGCCGCCGGTGGTGGGACGGATTTGTTTTAAAGATGTGTCTTTTCATTATGAAGGCTCAAAGCCGGTTCTGCAAAATATCAACCTGAACGTTGAACCTGGCCAGGTGATAGCCATTGTTGGCCCCAGCGGCGTTGGCAAAACTACGCTGGTCAATCTGCTGCTTCGTTTTTATCACTTACCGGCCGGCCGTATAGAAATTGACGGCCACGACATTAGCCAGGTCAATCTGGTCAGTTTGCGCCGGCAGATTGGTTTGATCCCCCAGGAAACGTTTTTGTTTAGCCGCAGCGTGCGGGAAAACATTGCCTATGGCCGGCCCAACGCAACCCAAAGTGAAATTGTAACCGCCGCCCAGTCCGCTTATGCTCACGATTTTATTACCGCCCTGCCCTACGGCTACGATACCCCGGTCGGCGACCGGGGCAGCAAACTTTCAGCCGGTCAGCGGCAGCGGATAGCCATTGCCCGGCTGCTGCTCAAAGACCCGCGCATTCTTATCCTGGATGAAGCCACCGCCTCGCTTGACCCGGAAGCCGTAGCGTGGGTTGAAGCCGCTTTGGCTCGTTTAATGCGCCGGCGGACCACTTTTATGATCACTCATCACCTGCACAAAATACAAAACTCTCATCGCATCCTGGTAATAAAAGATGGAATGATTGTAGAGCCGGAGAATTTCAAGGAACTGCCGGCTCAAAGAGAAATATAA
- a CDS encoding glycosyltransferase yields MSVMSNLRIAYFIDDLIHGGTQTWLTILAEGLHGLGYEQRIYCMRNRAHPQNVQTLQQWAKVNIIGEPRLWAIEGLIHLYQELKQWQPHLVQTMLPTADVVGRTMGHLVGIPVIVSSIRTRNCHKSRWQLFWDHLTIRWACRVIFNSQEVIPFALTHEGVIKEQIVYIPNGARIPQPKSATRTAALRAELGLTYCNVKVLAMVARLHPQKGHRDLLQASALALKEIPNMILLIIGDGPLRQSLEVEVTGLGIAAQVRFLGDRSDVPDLLSMIDLYVHSSLFEGMPNAVMEAMTAARPVIATAIDGAQTLIVDGESGWLVEPGNPAALAARIIFALRHPETARQMGLAAAERIKHHFSADRMVAAYHALYQELILERTC; encoded by the coding sequence GTGTCTGTCATGTCTAACTTACGGATTGCCTATTTTATAGACGACCTCATCCACGGTGGCACGCAAACATGGTTGACTATTTTGGCCGAAGGGCTGCATGGCCTGGGTTATGAGCAACGGATATATTGTATGCGAAACCGGGCGCATCCCCAAAATGTGCAGACTCTCCAGCAGTGGGCCAAAGTTAACATTATTGGCGAACCGCGACTATGGGCCATTGAGGGATTAATTCATCTTTATCAAGAATTGAAGCAGTGGCAGCCTCACCTTGTGCAGACCATGTTGCCCACCGCCGACGTGGTGGGTCGAACGATGGGCCACCTAGTCGGAATACCGGTGATTGTGTCATCTATCCGCACCCGCAATTGCCACAAATCGCGCTGGCAGCTATTTTGGGACCACCTGACCATTCGTTGGGCCTGCCGGGTTATTTTCAACAGTCAAGAGGTTATCCCCTTTGCCCTGACCCACGAGGGCGTGATAAAAGAACAGATTGTGTATATACCCAACGGCGCGCGTATTCCGCAGCCCAAATCCGCGACCAGAACTGCCGCTCTGCGCGCTGAACTGGGCCTGACCTATTGTAACGTAAAAGTGTTGGCGATGGTGGCCCGGCTGCATCCCCAAAAGGGGCATCGTGATTTGCTGCAAGCCTCTGCTTTGGCGCTGAAAGAAATCCCCAACATGATTTTGCTCATCATCGGCGACGGTCCGTTACGCCAAAGCCTGGAGGTTGAAGTAACTGGTTTGGGCATTGCAGCTCAGGTCCGGTTTTTAGGAGACCGGTCGGATGTCCCGGATTTATTATCCATGATAGACCTTTACGTTCATTCGTCTTTATTTGAAGGTATGCCCAATGCCGTTATGGAGGCTATGACCGCCGCCAGGCCGGTTATTGCCACCGCGATTGACGGCGCCCAAACATTGATTGTTGATGGTGAAAGTGGCTGGCTGGTTGAACCGGGCAATCCGGCAGCGTTGGCCGCACGCATCATCTTTGCCTTACGTCACCCGGAAACAGCGCGTCAAATGGGCTTGGCCGCCGCCGAACGGATAAAACACCATTTTTCGGCAGACAGGATGGTAGCGGCTTACCACGCCCTTTATCAAGAGTTGATTTTAGAAAGAACCTGTTGA
- a CDS encoding glycosyltransferase — protein MGIKIGIVSFRGPGQSATDRFRYDPLVYGLPPSGYRANYFDSRQAGYDVIIVPLKRKPTLFPTIRQKASFIIGDLTDDMLSYPFTWYNHFGQWMRVFESVHQRRYYRNLLWQCDWVVAGSAGQADSFRDDARGVSVVPDAILDADSQFAANYVNREPCRLVWFGNVESLHGLTSIQTVLDRLAAKDHFELHLVTSTETKFRIVGRWPHNVHEFMTRQQIQCQFHPWLSSTCTQNLADGDIALVPVEPGAHYNWRKPAGRVLLAMALGLPVVASAIPAYESVIDQGRTGYIARSPDEWVQFIEQLAHNPAQREIMGLAARRFALGNYSEKNFVQQYSAVIQQVLSKINS, from the coding sequence ATGGGAATAAAGATTGGCATTGTTTCGTTTCGCGGTCCCGGCCAAAGCGCCACCGACCGCTTTCGCTACGATCCGTTGGTGTATGGTCTGCCACCATCAGGATACCGGGCCAACTATTTTGACTCGCGTCAGGCGGGTTACGATGTCATCATTGTGCCCTTAAAAAGGAAGCCTACTTTATTTCCTACAATCAGACAAAAAGCCTCGTTTATTATCGGCGACCTTACCGATGATATGCTGTCGTATCCGTTCACCTGGTATAATCATTTTGGTCAATGGATGCGAGTCTTTGAAAGCGTGCATCAACGCCGGTATTATCGTAACTTGCTCTGGCAGTGTGACTGGGTAGTGGCCGGCAGCGCGGGGCAGGCCGACAGTTTTCGAGATGACGCGAGAGGCGTTTCCGTTGTGCCCGACGCTATTCTTGACGCCGACAGCCAATTTGCAGCCAACTATGTAAACCGCGAACCATGCCGGTTGGTCTGGTTTGGCAATGTGGAGAGTTTACACGGATTGACCAGTATTCAGACTGTCTTGGATAGATTAGCCGCGAAAGACCATTTTGAATTACATTTGGTCACATCTACAGAAACTAAATTTCGTATCGTGGGCAGATGGCCGCACAATGTCCACGAATTTATGACTCGCCAGCAAATACAATGTCAGTTTCATCCCTGGTTGTCGTCAACTTGCACCCAAAATCTGGCCGATGGCGACATCGCCCTGGTGCCGGTTGAACCGGGCGCTCACTACAATTGGCGCAAACCCGCCGGGCGGGTGCTGCTGGCGATGGCGCTCGGCCTACCCGTTGTGGCCTCGGCCATTCCGGCCTACGAGTCTGTGATTGACCAGGGTAGAACCGGCTACATTGCCCGTAGTCCCGATGAGTGGGTGCAATTTATTGAGCAACTGGCCCATAATCCGGCCCAAAGAGAAATAATGGGCTTGGCGGCTCGCCGATTTGCCTTAGGCAATTATAGTGAGAAAAATTTTGTGCAACAATATAGCGCGGTGATTCAACAGGTTCTTTCTAAAATCAACTCTTGA
- a CDS encoding glycosyltransferase, giving the protein MTWPEEKKIRLAHLVDNLDRGGTQTWLMILVKGLAELGFAQRIYCLNEVVNSGIVQNLEASGARVVIIGRPRLYMLVGFFQLYRDLQAWQPEIAQTILQFSNVLGRPLARRLGTPIIISSIQARNAHVPPPLLFLDRLTARWADLFIAVGRQAIPFAIAHEGVPPDKVLYIANSIEPDLADRSQIRTSIRAELGISAKTKVLGMVARLSAKKAQRDLLEAYAIVVKTHPNTALLLVGDGPLRAKLERQARQLGIERQVIFLGDRTDVPDLLAAMDLFAHPSLSEGMPHAVMEAMVAGLPVIASAVDGVQDLIVDGESGWLVNPAQPQQLARRIIFALENQALWPHLGQAAARRIASEFSPQKMVAAYSAVYRELLTGI; this is encoded by the coding sequence ATGACCTGGCCTGAAGAGAAAAAAATCCGCCTGGCGCACCTTGTTGATAATCTCGACCGGGGTGGTACCCAAACGTGGTTGATGATCTTGGTCAAAGGGCTGGCCGAGCTGGGCTTTGCCCAACGCATCTACTGTCTCAACGAAGTCGTCAATTCCGGCATTGTGCAAAACCTGGAAGCAAGCGGGGCCAGGGTGGTTATCATTGGCCGGCCCCGACTCTACATGCTGGTTGGTTTTTTTCAACTTTATCGTGACCTGCAAGCCTGGCAACCTGAGATAGCGCAAACCATTTTACAGTTCAGCAATGTCTTGGGCCGGCCGCTGGCCCGCCGGCTGGGCACGCCGATTATCATCTCTTCCATTCAGGCCCGGAACGCGCACGTTCCCCCCCCGCTACTTTTTTTGGATCGCCTGACCGCCCGTTGGGCCGATTTGTTCATTGCGGTTGGCCGGCAGGCCATTCCCTTTGCCATTGCCCACGAGGGCGTGCCCCCGGATAAAGTGCTTTATATTGCTAACAGCATTGAACCTGACTTGGCAGACCGCAGCCAGATTCGAACGTCTATCCGGGCAGAGTTGGGCATTTCGGCCAAAACCAAAGTGCTGGGCATGGTTGCTCGACTTTCGGCCAAAAAAGCCCAGCGGGATTTGTTAGAGGCTTACGCAATAGTGGTCAAAACCCACCCCAATACGGCGCTGCTACTGGTTGGCGATGGCCCCCTCCGCGCAAAATTGGAACGACAGGCCAGGCAGTTAGGGATTGAGCGGCAGGTTATCTTTTTGGGCGACCGGACCGACGTGCCCGATTTATTGGCGGCAATGGATCTGTTTGCCCATCCCTCGTTGTCTGAAGGGATGCCCCACGCCGTGATGGAAGCAATGGTTGCCGGTTTGCCTGTAATTGCCTCTGCCGTAGATGGCGTGCAAGATTTGATTGTTGACGGCGAGTCGGGCTGGCTGGTTAACCCAGCCCAACCCCAACAATTGGCCCGGCGCATTATTTTTGCCCTGGAAAATCAGGCGCTCTGGCCGCACCTCGGTCAGGCCGCGGCTCGCCGCATTGCCAGCGAGTTTTCACCCCAAAAGATGGTGGCGGCTTACAGCGCGGTGTACCGGGAACTGCTGACCGGAATTTAA
- a CDS encoding glycosyltransferase — translation MENTSLYLVQIIILGALGTVSLILLVNIFTVRHLETYFSSPVHFRVSVLIPTRNEQDNIERCVRSLLAQNYPDLEVIALDDHSTDQTWPILNRLAAAEERLKIMHGQSLPPGWMGKHWACHQLGQMATGDLLLFTDADVWFHPHALSNAVSALQTEQADLLAAIPREIAGSWAERLTVAILNFAMLLVYPYPLAARVSWPFMMIVNGQFMLFRRRAYDGIGGFTMVRKGVLDVQMGRRIKAFGYRWRLVNAGNWVFCRMYRNFGEVWSGFSKGLFPSFDYNLALFLLPLFGLTVFGLEPLAVRLLALWGYNFPGDILLLVDLSLLLTLLVSGLFHAWLKVPLYMALLYPLIVVLVIAIGLNSIYVAFTNSGSWKGRPYLPARKTD, via the coding sequence ATGGAAAATACTTCCTTATATCTTGTCCAAATTATCATTTTAGGGGCTTTAGGAACGGTAAGTTTGATCCTGCTCGTCAATATTTTCACCGTCCGGCACCTGGAAACCTATTTTTCTTCACCGGTCCACTTTCGAGTTTCGGTATTGATTCCGACCAGGAATGAACAAGATAATATTGAGCGTTGTGTCCGGTCGTTGCTGGCACAGAATTACCCTGATCTTGAGGTGATTGCGCTTGACGACCATTCCACCGACCAAACTTGGCCTATTCTCAACCGTTTGGCCGCCGCCGAAGAACGGCTCAAAATTATGCATGGACAATCGCTCCCCCCAGGCTGGATGGGCAAACATTGGGCCTGCCACCAGCTTGGCCAGATGGCTACGGGAGACCTATTGCTGTTTACCGATGCCGATGTTTGGTTTCATCCCCACGCTTTATCCAACGCGGTTTCAGCCTTACAAACCGAACAGGCCGACCTGCTGGCCGCCATCCCCAGGGAAATAGCCGGTTCCTGGGCAGAACGATTGACCGTGGCCATTTTGAATTTTGCCATGCTGCTTGTCTATCCCTATCCCCTGGCCGCGCGAGTGTCCTGGCCCTTTATGATGATTGTGAACGGGCAATTTATGCTCTTTCGACGGAGAGCTTACGATGGGATTGGCGGTTTCACTATGGTGCGCAAGGGAGTGCTGGACGTGCAAATGGGCCGTCGGATTAAAGCGTTTGGTTATCGCTGGCGGTTGGTCAATGCCGGCAATTGGGTTTTCTGCCGGATGTACCGCAACTTTGGCGAAGTATGGTCGGGCTTCAGCAAAGGTCTGTTCCCCTCGTTTGATTATAACCTGGCCCTGTTTTTGCTGCCCTTGTTTGGCCTGACCGTCTTTGGCCTGGAACCCCTGGCCGTGCGTCTGTTGGCCCTATGGGGCTACAATTTTCCTGGAGACATATTGTTGCTGGTTGACTTATCCCTCCTGCTCACGCTGCTGGTGTCGGGGTTGTTTCACGCCTGGTTGAAAGTGCCGTTGTATATGGCCCTCCTCTATCCGTTGATTGTCGTCCTGGTCATAGCCATTGGGCTTAACTCTATCTACGTGGCTTTTACCAACAGCGGTAGCTGGAAAGGTCGGCCCTACCTACCGGCCAGAAAAACGGATTAA